The proteins below come from a single Drosophila suzukii chromosome X, CBGP_Dsuzu_IsoJpt1.0, whole genome shotgun sequence genomic window:
- the DENR gene encoding density-regulated protein homolog, translating to MTNEEVGTNSVADRLQVGPREGVTYPIQMKYCGHCTMPIEYCEYYPEYEKCKEWLERHMPDDFERLKIEEEAAAADGTDDDKKRQKRGGKGLLRVKKKEDVPKRICVSRAARGKKKSVTVVTGLSTFDIDLKVAAKFFGTKFACGSSVTGDDEIVIQGDVKDDLFDVIPEKWAEIDEDVIEDLGDQKRT from the exons ATGACGAACGAGGAAGTGGGCACCAACAGCGTCGCCGACCGCCTGCAGGTGGGTCCGCGCGAGGGCGTCACCTATCCCATCCAGATGAAGTACTGCGGCCACTGCACGATGCCCATTGAG TACTGCGAGTACTATCCGGAGTACGAGAAGTGCAAGGAATGGCTGGAGCGCCACATGCCAGACGACTTCGAGCGCCTAAAGATCGAGGAGGAGGCGGCCGCCGCCGACGGAACAGATGACGACAAGAAGCGCCAGAAGCGCGGCGGCAAGGGACTGCTGCGCGTGAAGAAGAAGGAGGATGTGCCCAAGCGCATCTGCGTCTCCCGGGCGGCCCGTGGCAAGAAGAAGTCCGTGACCGTGGTCACAGGATTAAGCACTTTCG ACATTGATCTCAAGGTGGCCGCCAAGTTCTTTGGCACCAAGTTCGCCTGCGGCTCTTCGGTGACCGGCGACGATGAGATCGTTATCCAGGGCGACGTCAAGGACGACTTGTTCGATGTCATACCCGAAAAGTGGGCCGAAATCGACGAGGATGTCATCGAG
- the LOC108005377 gene encoding uncharacterized protein: MATDKTPSQGAQALHKNRTRSGRRRDSNHESPKTWRTGNSQLQKRLRRLIVAERSGRKRSRRDQEANMSVSRKKMPMWTWGPIVLIICSGLGLCLQFNNNSPTVGRFLESYTNQYHSIVNNRDNFCDRSQRLGSIVSHARPHVLHQEQALDQLEVALDSPNRQIIALVGSSGVGKSFTAQLVRNHYPWPENVKTLSWNGDRSMVRVQSMLSHLVYCGQNLILIDNMLPEDAEYVPVISKLIKGYEDIANSTEQPHLKQLSVVLIFSVNRLQADEDYEVDMETLKQMPGTHVITYAELEPDHLVDCIRREAKIAKVQLDDEHIEEIIRGSDARSSGCKSILAKVLLYGKPLPEAPKTPIDHPTD; the protein is encoded by the exons ATGGCCACAGACAAGACTCCAAGCCAGGGTGCCCAGGCCCTCCACAAGAACAGGACGCGATCCGGCAGGCGGCGAGACTCCAACCACGAATCCCCCAAGACCTGGAGAACAGGCAATAGTCAGTTGCAAAAGCGCCTCCGTCGCCTGATTGTCGCCGAGCGGAGCGGCAGGAAGCGGTCACGCCGTGACCAGGAGGCGAACATGTCCGTGTCCCGCAAGAAGATGCCCATGTGGACCTGGGGACCCATTGTCCTCATCATCTGCTCTGGACTGGGTCTGTGCCTGCAGTTCAACAACAACTCGCCCACAGTCGGCAGATTCCTGGAGAGCTACACAAACCAGTACCATTCGATCGTCAACAACCGGGACAACTTCTGCGACCGCTCCCAGCGACTGGGCAGCATCGTCTCGCACGCCCGGCCCCACGTGCTGCACCAGGAGCAGGCCTTGGACCAACTGGAAGTTGCACTGGACAGTCCCAATCGCCAG ATCATCGCTTTGGTGGGCTCCTCTGGCGTGGGTAAGAGCTTCACGGCGCAGCTTGTGCGCAATCATTATCCATGGCCTGAGAATGTCAAGACCCTTTCGTGGAACGGCGACCGGTCGATGGTCCGTGTGCAGAGCATGCTTTCGCATCTCGTTTATTGCGGCCAGAATCTTATCCTGATCGACAACATGCTACCCGAGGATGCCGAGTATGTGCCTGTCATCAGTAAACTGATAAAGGGGTACGAGGACATCGCCAACAGTACTGAGCAGCCGCACCTGAAACAGTTGTCTGTGGTGCTCATCTTCAGCGTTAATCGCCTGCAAGCCGACGAAGACTATGAGGTAGATATGGAGACGCTTAAGCAAATGCCAGGCACCCATGTTATCACCTATGCTGAACTGGAACCCGACCATCTGGTCGACTGCATCCGCCGAGAAGCAAAGATTGCGAAGGTGCAGCTGGACGACGAACACATTGAGGAGATAATCAGGGGAAGCGATGCTCGCTCTTCTGGTTGCAAGTCCATTCTGGCCAAAGTCCTGCTCTACGGAAAGCCACTCCCAGAGGCTCCAAAAACTCCCATAGACCATCCAACAGACTGA